A genomic region of Pirellulales bacterium contains the following coding sequences:
- a CDS encoding farnesyl diphosphate synthase, which yields MMETSTASFSEFSASALASIGDALDSYTKLPPDCPPRLCEAIRYSLLAPGKRLRPLLVLITAEACGGNIEAAMPAACAVEMVHAYSLIHDDLPCMDDDDLRRGRPTCHKVFGEALAVLAGDALLTMAFEVLSRDVRPARVAADCCLELARAAGPAALVGGQADDLDGTAAAADIGRLEAIHRRKTGAMFQVSIRLGAMIARASRRQRSALEKYGQRLGLAFQIVDDLLDVGGDEKALGKRAGKDADRGKLTFPGLLGVDESRRRAGQLIAEARAAIASLGPQAEGLEALARAVLERNH from the coding sequence ATGATGGAAACGTCGACCGCATCGTTTTCCGAATTCTCTGCCAGTGCGCTGGCCTCGATCGGCGATGCGCTTGATTCGTATACGAAGTTACCCCCCGATTGCCCTCCGCGGCTGTGCGAGGCGATTCGCTACAGCTTGCTGGCCCCTGGCAAACGGCTGCGCCCGCTGCTGGTGTTAATCACGGCCGAGGCTTGCGGTGGAAATATCGAGGCCGCGATGCCGGCCGCCTGCGCCGTCGAAATGGTACACGCCTATTCGTTGATCCATGACGATCTGCCGTGCATGGATGATGACGACCTGCGACGCGGCCGGCCGACGTGCCACAAGGTATTCGGCGAGGCATTGGCCGTGCTGGCCGGCGATGCGCTGTTGACCATGGCGTTCGAAGTTCTCTCACGTGATGTTCGTCCTGCCCGTGTCGCGGCCGACTGCTGCCTGGAGCTAGCCCGCGCTGCCGGTCCGGCGGCGCTCGTGGGTGGTCAGGCCGACGATTTGGACGGCACCGCCGCGGCGGCTGACATCGGACGTTTGGAAGCAATTCATCGCCGGAAGACCGGCGCCATGTTTCAGGTTTCGATTCGCCTGGGAGCCATGATCGCCCGCGCCTCGCGGCGACAGCGGTCGGCCTTGGAAAAATATGGCCAGCGGCTGGGCCTGGCGTTTCAGATTGTGGACGATCTGTTGGACGTGGGTGGAGATGAAAAGGCGTTGGGAAAGCGGGCCGGCAAGGACGCGGATCGGGGAAAGCTGACTTTCCCCGGTTTGTTGGGTGTCGACGAAAGTCGCCGTCGGGCTGGGCAATTGATTGCCGAGGCTCGGGCGGCCATCGCGTCTTTGGGTCCTCAAGCCGAGGGATTGGAAGCCCTGGCCCGAGCAGTGCTGGAAAGGAACCACTAA
- the xseB gene encoding exodeoxyribonuclease VII small subunit, whose translation MSDEQPDGTTSPSFEHALTELETIMHDLEEGRLGLAEGLARYERGVGLLKQCYELLSHAERRIELLCGVDADGNPVTQPFEPGPEQSLEEKAQSRGKRRSAARPAKAAPPPSEEINDVIDEPRGLF comes from the coding sequence TTGAGCGACGAGCAACCCGACGGTACGACCTCGCCCAGCTTCGAGCACGCTTTGACCGAGCTCGAAACGATCATGCACGACCTGGAAGAGGGGCGGTTGGGCCTGGCCGAAGGCCTCGCCCGGTACGAGCGCGGCGTCGGCCTGTTGAAGCAGTGTTACGAGCTGTTGAGCCATGCTGAGCGGCGGATCGAGCTGTTGTGCGGCGTCGATGCTGACGGTAACCCCGTCACGCAACCCTTCGAACCGGGCCCGGAGCAGAGCCTGGAGGAAAAGGCTCAATCGCGAGGAAAGCGGCGTTCGGCGGCTCGGCCGGCCAAGGCTGCCCCCCCGCCTTCCGAGGAAATAAATGACGTCATAGACGAACCTCGTGGCCTCTTTTAG
- the yegS gene encoding lipid kinase YegS, with protein sequence MNKPHCRISRTLHVIVNGKVAGDPRLREAVRVVRERGHRIQVSVTWESGDAARFAQAAVTECDFVVAAGGDGTINEVVSGLIESSAADAANPTRAAFGILPMGTANDFARGCHVPTDDLTQALVDVAEGVVTPIDVGRVNGRTFINVATGGFGTQVTVETPPEVKRLLGRVAYLVSGVASIGRLQARTITVRAPDFNWHGASYVFAVGNGRQAGGGFQMCEHALLNDGLLDLMVVPDVPYDQALALLRELLAPPPHENYQSVIYRQVPWVEISSTAGLYMNLDGEPLAAETFRFELLPRALRAVLPKSAPVVR encoded by the coding sequence ATGAATAAACCCCATTGTCGCATTTCCCGCACGCTGCACGTCATCGTCAACGGCAAGGTGGCGGGCGATCCGCGCTTGCGCGAGGCGGTGCGTGTCGTGCGCGAGCGTGGGCATCGGATTCAGGTCAGCGTGACTTGGGAATCAGGAGATGCGGCACGTTTTGCCCAGGCCGCGGTCACGGAATGTGATTTTGTCGTGGCGGCCGGCGGTGACGGCACGATCAATGAAGTGGTCTCGGGCCTGATCGAGAGCAGCGCGGCAGACGCAGCAAACCCGACCCGGGCGGCGTTTGGCATTCTGCCAATGGGGACGGCCAATGATTTTGCCCGCGGTTGCCATGTGCCGACCGATGACCTGACGCAGGCACTCGTCGACGTAGCCGAAGGAGTAGTGACGCCGATCGACGTCGGACGCGTTAATGGTCGGACGTTTATCAACGTGGCCACCGGCGGATTCGGCACACAGGTCACGGTCGAGACTCCGCCCGAGGTGAAGCGACTATTAGGACGCGTGGCGTATTTAGTATCGGGAGTCGCGTCGATCGGTCGTTTGCAAGCGCGGACGATCACGGTTCGAGCGCCGGACTTTAATTGGCACGGGGCGAGCTACGTTTTCGCCGTCGGCAACGGCCGCCAGGCCGGCGGCGGATTTCAGATGTGCGAGCATGCGCTGCTGAACGACGGGCTGTTGGACCTGATGGTCGTCCCGGACGTTCCTTACGATCAGGCGCTCGCGCTATTGCGCGAGTTGCTCGCGCCGCCACCGCACGAGAACTATCAGAGCGTGATCTATCGCCAGGTGCCGTGGGTCGAAATTTCGTCGACGGCGGGCCTGTACATGAATCTAGACGGCGAGCCGCTCGCGGCCGAGACGTTCCGCTTCGAGTTGTTGCCGCGAGCGCTGCGCGCTGTTCTGCCGAAGTCGGCGCCGGTGGTTCGTTAG
- a CDS encoding NAD(P)-binding domain-containing protein, whose translation MSKLPYSCIIGAGSSGVTTAKALIERGLPFDCFDRSDDIGGNWYFNNPNKVSSAYRLLHIDTSKSRMQYSDFPMPAEYPNYCHHTQVLAYFRSYAERFGVRERVTFNTGVERAERQPDGLWRVRLSTGEERLYDSLFVCNGHHWDPRWPEPAFPGRFDGTAIHSHYYRDAEAFRGKNVLVLGMGNSAMDISVECSYVANKVFLSSRRGAHIVPKYLLGRPADHWVVPWLPWWLSRKFMAPMLRLQVGRMEDYGLPRPDHKLLEAHPSVSSVILDRLAHGDIRPKPNIAELAGPRVRFVDGTSEDIDVIIYCTGYKVTFPFFDEDFLAAPDNDLPLYLRMFKPGLDNLFFIGLMQPLGAIFPIAERQACLAGEYLCGRYTLPNSAAMQEQIEAERTAMFRRFVKSKRHTMQVDFDAFMAQLKREMRAGARRASAVGNRPSVAARARENLSGAIATAHSTHAGATQAVRGEAS comes from the coding sequence ATGAGCAAGCTCCCTTATTCGTGCATCATCGGTGCGGGCTCGAGTGGCGTGACCACGGCCAAGGCGCTTATCGAGCGTGGGTTGCCCTTCGATTGCTTCGACCGCAGCGACGATATCGGCGGCAACTGGTACTTCAACAACCCGAACAAGGTCAGCAGCGCCTATCGGTTGCTGCATATCGACACGTCGAAGTCGCGGATGCAATATTCCGACTTCCCGATGCCGGCCGAATATCCGAACTATTGCCATCACACGCAGGTGCTGGCCTACTTTCGCAGCTATGCCGAACGTTTTGGCGTCCGCGAGCGCGTCACGTTCAACACCGGCGTCGAGCGCGCCGAGCGCCAGCCTGACGGTCTGTGGCGCGTGCGGCTGTCGACGGGCGAGGAACGGCTGTACGACTCGTTATTCGTGTGCAACGGTCATCATTGGGATCCGCGCTGGCCTGAGCCTGCTTTCCCTGGCCGATTCGACGGCACGGCGATCCACTCGCATTATTATCGCGATGCCGAGGCGTTTCGCGGCAAGAACGTGCTGGTTCTCGGCATGGGTAACAGCGCGATGGATATCTCGGTCGAATGCAGCTACGTGGCCAATAAGGTCTTTCTCAGCTCGCGGCGCGGAGCGCACATCGTGCCGAAGTATCTGCTGGGACGGCCGGCCGACCATTGGGTTGTTCCCTGGCTGCCGTGGTGGTTATCGCGAAAGTTCATGGCGCCCATGCTGCGGCTGCAGGTGGGCCGGATGGAGGATTACGGTCTGCCTCGCCCGGATCATAAATTGCTGGAAGCTCATCCCAGCGTATCGAGCGTGATTTTGGATCGGCTGGCGCACGGCGACATCCGACCCAAGCCGAACATTGCCGAACTGGCCGGCCCGCGCGTGCGCTTCGTCGACGGGACGAGCGAAGACATCGACGTGATCATCTATTGCACCGGCTACAAGGTGACGTTTCCGTTCTTCGACGAGGATTTCCTCGCGGCGCCTGATAATGATTTGCCGCTGTATTTGCGGATGTTCAAGCCGGGGCTCGACAATTTGTTTTTTATCGGGCTGATGCAACCACTGGGGGCGATTTTTCCCATCGCCGAGCGGCAGGCCTGCCTGGCGGGTGAATACCTGTGCGGCCGGTACACGCTACCCAACTCTGCGGCCATGCAAGAACAGATCGAAGCGGAACGGACGGCGATGTTCCGCCGCTTCGTAAAATCGAAGCGGCACACGATGCAGGTCGATTTCGACGCCTTCATGGCCCAATTGAAGCGCGAGATGCGGGCGGGCGCACGGCGCGCGTCGGCCGTGGGCAACCGTCCGTCTGTCGCAGCGCGAGCGCGCGAGAACCTCAGCGGCGCGATAGCCACCGCGCATTCGACGCATGCCGGCGCGACGCAGGCCGTGCGTGGTGAAGCTTCTTAG
- the hemW gene encoding radical SAM family heme chaperone HemW, whose protein sequence is MPARAAYIHVPFCRHHCGYCNFTVVAGRDDLTQHFLTAIERELAGLETARAVDTVFIGGGTPTHLPPAQLAELLRIIRRWFALSAGHEFSVEANPADISPEVARILAEHGVTRVSLGAQSFDADKLHTLERDHGPDDITRAVQAIRQAGLQASLDLIFAAPGETADGWRDDLAQAIALAPDHVSTYGLTFERGTTFWGRLTRGELRQANEELEREMYLTAIDTLGAAGFEHYEVSNFARPGKRCRHNEVYWAGAEYFAAGPGAARYLDGRREMNHRSTTTWMKRVLAGESPVAETETLSPEDRAREGLVLALRRREGIAREVFSERFGFSIDSLAGPALRDFVARGLFEDDGHALRLSREGLLVSDAIWSKLLRR, encoded by the coding sequence ATGCCTGCTCGCGCTGCTTACATTCACGTCCCCTTTTGCCGGCATCATTGCGGGTACTGCAACTTCACGGTCGTCGCAGGGCGCGATGATCTAACGCAGCATTTCCTGACGGCGATCGAGCGCGAGCTGGCGGGGCTCGAGACGGCGCGGGCGGTGGACACCGTGTTCATCGGTGGTGGCACGCCGACGCATTTACCGCCGGCGCAGCTCGCCGAACTGCTCCGTATCATCCGGCGCTGGTTCGCGTTATCCGCGGGCCATGAATTTAGCGTCGAAGCGAATCCGGCCGACATCTCGCCCGAGGTGGCGCGGATTTTGGCCGAGCATGGGGTGACGCGGGTCAGCCTGGGAGCACAATCGTTCGACGCCGACAAACTGCACACGCTGGAACGCGATCATGGTCCGGATGATATTACCCGCGCCGTCCAGGCGATTCGCCAGGCCGGTTTGCAGGCGTCGCTCGACCTGATCTTTGCCGCGCCGGGTGAAACGGCCGATGGTTGGCGCGATGACCTCGCACAGGCAATAGCGCTCGCGCCCGATCATGTTTCAACATACGGGCTGACTTTCGAGCGCGGCACGACGTTTTGGGGGCGATTGACGCGCGGCGAGCTGCGGCAGGCGAACGAAGAACTCGAGCGCGAGATGTACCTGACGGCGATCGATACGCTCGGTGCCGCCGGGTTCGAGCATTATGAAGTGTCGAACTTCGCGCGGCCGGGCAAACGCTGCCGGCACAACGAAGTTTATTGGGCGGGCGCAGAATACTTCGCGGCCGGGCCCGGCGCCGCGCGCTATCTCGATGGCCGCCGCGAGATGAATCATCGCAGCACCACGACCTGGATGAAACGGGTGCTGGCCGGCGAATCGCCCGTGGCCGAAACGGAAACGCTGTCGCCCGAGGATCGGGCTCGCGAGGGATTGGTCCTGGCGTTGCGGCGGCGCGAGGGAATTGCGCGAGAGGTTTTTTCAGAGCGATTCGGATTCTCGATCGACTCGCTCGCAGGACCGGCGCTACGCGACTTTGTCGCCCGCGGACTATTCGAGGATGATGGCCACGCGCTGCGGTTATCGCGCGAGGGGCTGCTGGTGAGCGATGCCATTTGGTCAAAGCTGTTGCGGCGGTAA
- a CDS encoding AAA family ATPase, with protein sequence MFDELKLSIRSGRALLAVETRDEERAVEIAHRAAADLQLVVFEWSVTTGLIQTRPSRQEVGVGAGKPTAALEHVLKNRYPNAVYLFKDLGAHHRDPFLLRQLRDIAALERPTVLLVDADPLPESMRRLTMPLSLKLPESDELREVVRATFRAVKNQSFHEVTSRLTKREMDQLVQTLRGLTRADAARVVAAAIHVDNALTAEDLPRIIEDKRSLLQTSGCLESIPVNVAVDEIGGLANLKHWLAHRRNGMTSRARDFGLEPPRGILLLGVQGCGKSLCAKIVASDWNMPLLRMDPGVLYQKFVGETEDRLRASLAQAERMAPVVLWIDEIEKAFASAGSESADGGLSQRMFGTLLTWMQEHTSPIFMVATANNLDALPPELMRKGRFDEVFFVDLPDGESRRRIIEIHLARRKRDPALFKLDDLVAVTDGFSGAEIEQLIIAAMYEAFGSGSELVDEHLIAQAKATRPLGVLMRERIAALRHWAHGRCVPAD encoded by the coding sequence GTGTTCGACGAACTGAAGCTGTCGATCCGCTCTGGGCGAGCGTTGTTAGCGGTGGAAACGCGCGATGAAGAGCGCGCCGTCGAGATCGCGCATCGTGCGGCGGCCGATTTGCAATTGGTCGTCTTCGAATGGAGCGTCACGACCGGCCTGATCCAAACCCGGCCCTCGCGGCAAGAAGTGGGCGTTGGTGCAGGAAAGCCCACCGCGGCGCTTGAGCATGTGCTGAAAAACCGCTACCCGAACGCGGTGTATCTCTTCAAGGACCTGGGTGCGCATCACCGCGATCCGTTTCTATTGCGGCAATTGCGCGACATCGCGGCGCTCGAACGGCCGACGGTGTTGCTCGTGGATGCCGATCCTCTGCCCGAGTCGATGCGCCGGCTGACGATGCCACTGTCGCTAAAGCTGCCCGAGTCTGACGAATTGCGCGAGGTGGTACGTGCCACGTTTCGGGCGGTGAAAAACCAGAGCTTTCACGAGGTGACCAGCCGGCTGACCAAACGGGAAATGGATCAGTTGGTGCAAACCTTGCGCGGGCTCACTCGCGCTGATGCGGCACGCGTCGTGGCGGCGGCGATTCATGTCGATAACGCGCTGACGGCCGAGGATTTGCCGCGGATCATCGAGGACAAACGCAGCCTGCTGCAAACCTCGGGCTGCCTGGAGTCGATTCCCGTCAACGTCGCGGTCGACGAAATCGGCGGGCTGGCGAATCTCAAGCATTGGCTCGCGCATCGTCGCAACGGCATGACCTCGCGAGCGCGTGATTTCGGCCTGGAGCCGCCGCGCGGCATTTTGCTCTTGGGCGTGCAAGGCTGCGGCAAGAGCCTGTGCGCGAAAATCGTGGCCTCGGATTGGAACATGCCGCTGCTGCGGATGGACCCGGGCGTCCTGTATCAAAAGTTCGTCGGCGAGACTGAAGACCGACTGCGGGCATCTCTGGCGCAGGCGGAACGGATGGCGCCCGTCGTGTTGTGGATCGACGAGATCGAAAAGGCCTTCGCCTCGGCCGGCAGCGAATCGGCCGATGGCGGGTTGTCGCAGCGGATGTTCGGCACGTTGCTCACCTGGATGCAGGAGCACACCTCGCCAATTTTCATGGTGGCCACGGCCAACAATCTCGATGCGTTGCCGCCCGAACTGATGCGCAAAGGGAGGTTCGACGAGGTGTTCTTCGTCGATTTGCCGGACGGCGAGTCGCGGCGGCGGATTATCGAAATCCATCTGGCGCGGCGTAAGCGCGACCCGGCCCTGTTCAAGCTCGACGATCTGGTTGCCGTAACCGATGGATTCAGCGGGGCCGAAATCGAGCAATTGATCATCGCGGCGATGTACGAAGCGTTTGGCAGCGGCAGCGAGTTGGTCGACGAACACCTGATCGCCCAAGCCAAAGCCACACGCCCGTTGGGCGTGCTGATGCGCGAACGAATCGCCGCCCTACGCCACTGGGCCCACGGACGATGCGTGCCGGCAGACTAG
- a CDS encoding DUF2071 domain-containing protein produces MSVMAEEIDRATPASRPAGGPAGYHHWHDLLFVHWRVAPELVAPLLPRGLTLDTFDGSAWVGLVPFSISGLRPWWFPPVPGVSAFHEINVRTYVHHKGRDPGVWFFSLDATGALAVSVARWWWNLNYRHTAMSVRVTEEIAHYEASRRGNGRRGDAHVVAQIGPLLGADEPARPLPAGRTLPGTLEHFLLDRYILFAQAGSGPLYRGVVHHSPYVIHEARLLACEQTLLAANGIVTGGQPCHAAYCPGVEVEVFPLRRV; encoded by the coding sequence ATGTCCGTCATGGCTGAGGAAATTGATCGTGCGACGCCAGCCAGTCGTCCTGCGGGAGGTCCCGCCGGCTATCACCATTGGCATGACTTGTTGTTCGTGCACTGGCGCGTCGCACCGGAATTGGTAGCCCCGTTGCTGCCGCGCGGGCTGACGCTCGATACCTTCGACGGCAGCGCCTGGGTGGGGCTGGTGCCGTTTTCGATTTCGGGATTGCGGCCCTGGTGGTTCCCGCCGGTGCCGGGCGTGAGCGCGTTCCACGAAATCAATGTTCGCACGTACGTACACCACAAGGGGCGCGACCCGGGCGTCTGGTTCTTCAGCCTCGACGCGACCGGTGCGCTGGCCGTGTCGGTGGCGCGCTGGTGGTGGAACCTGAATTACAGACACACGGCGATGTCGGTGCGCGTCACGGAAGAGATTGCCCATTACGAAGCGTCGCGACGTGGCAACGGCCGGCGGGGTGATGCGCATGTCGTGGCGCAGATCGGACCGCTGCTGGGAGCGGACGAGCCTGCCCGACCATTGCCGGCTGGCCGTACGTTGCCGGGGACGCTCGAACATTTTCTGCTCGACCGGTACATTCTGTTCGCACAAGCGGGGAGCGGCCCCTTGTATCGCGGCGTCGTTCATCATTCGCCGTACGTGATTCACGAAGCCCGCTTGCTGGCGTGCGAACAGACACTGCTGGCGGCCAACGGCATCGTGACCGGCGGCCAACCCTGCCACGCGGCGTACTGCCCGGGCGTCGAGGTCGAGGTATTCCCGCTACGACGGGTGTGA
- the dxs gene encoding 1-deoxy-D-xylulose-5-phosphate synthase yields the protein MDELLSRIESPKDLQRLSLVQLEQLAAEMREALCNLVSNRTAHFASNLGVVELCLALHTSFDFSRDRLIWDTGHQIYPHKLITGRYREFSSIRTKGGLMGYPNPHESDYDLFMTGHAGSSVSTALGLKSGDDLQPGQEDRHSVAVIGDGAFPSGIVFEALNNLGGLKKRMLVILNDNKMSICPRVGGMADYFDRLRLNPLYTGLKHEVSKALSMVPLGDQMERLLDQARYSIKAGLHGGMLFEELGIRYMGPIDGHNIGQMCKYLKLVKDVEGPVLLHVVTEKGHGFQPAAEDPVFFHTPAPFRRESDGGVAVKKSSSRAYTNVASAAIAEAMKANPKVTVMTAAMCQGNNLERVRDAFPDRFFDTGICESHAVAFAAGQAKTGLRPIVDIYSTFLQRSYDQIFQEVSLQNLPVTFMLDRAGLTGPDGPTHHGSYDIGYMRLFPNMTVMAPGDESDLVAMLDFALQHHNPTSLRYPKASAEKIERTPMPIEPGRAEVLEWGHDCMIIACGTLLGDCTRAAAQLRSEGLDVGVINARFIKPLDTETILRALETASLVLTVEEGALPGGFGSAVVEAAADAGLSAAHVRRLGLPDRYVEHGERPELLAELGLDAAGIVATVREWATEAQLLRSDERRVG from the coding sequence ATGGACGAGCTACTCTCCCGCATCGAAAGTCCCAAAGACCTGCAGCGCCTGTCGCTCGTGCAGCTCGAGCAGTTGGCTGCCGAGATGCGCGAAGCACTGTGCAACCTGGTCTCGAACCGAACGGCTCATTTCGCCTCGAACCTTGGCGTGGTCGAGCTCTGCCTGGCGCTGCACACGTCGTTCGACTTCAGCCGCGACCGACTGATCTGGGACACCGGCCACCAGATTTATCCGCATAAACTCATCACGGGGCGCTATCGCGAGTTCTCGTCGATTCGCACCAAGGGGGGCCTGATGGGCTACCCCAATCCGCACGAGAGCGACTACGACCTGTTCATGACCGGGCACGCCGGGTCGAGCGTCTCGACCGCGCTCGGTTTGAAGAGCGGTGACGATCTGCAACCGGGCCAGGAAGATCGCCATTCGGTGGCCGTCATCGGTGACGGCGCGTTCCCCTCGGGCATCGTCTTCGAAGCGCTCAACAACCTGGGCGGCCTGAAGAAGCGGATGCTCGTGATCCTGAACGATAACAAGATGTCTATCTGCCCGCGCGTTGGCGGCATGGCCGACTATTTCGATCGCTTGCGGTTGAACCCGCTGTACACCGGGCTGAAGCACGAGGTCTCGAAGGCGTTGTCGATGGTTCCCTTGGGGGACCAGATGGAGCGATTGCTCGATCAGGCCCGCTATTCGATCAAGGCCGGCCTGCACGGCGGCATGTTGTTCGAAGAGTTGGGCATCCGCTACATGGGCCCGATCGACGGCCACAACATCGGCCAAATGTGCAAATACCTGAAGCTGGTGAAGGACGTCGAAGGTCCGGTGCTGCTGCACGTGGTTACCGAAAAAGGGCACGGCTTCCAGCCGGCTGCCGAGGATCCGGTCTTCTTCCATACCCCGGCCCCGTTCCGCCGCGAAAGCGACGGCGGCGTCGCCGTCAAGAAGAGTTCATCCCGCGCCTACACTAATGTCGCCAGTGCCGCGATCGCCGAAGCGATGAAGGCCAACCCCAAGGTCACCGTGATGACCGCGGCCATGTGCCAGGGGAACAACCTGGAGCGCGTGCGCGACGCCTTCCCGGACCGCTTCTTCGACACGGGCATTTGCGAATCGCACGCCGTGGCCTTTGCCGCCGGCCAGGCCAAGACCGGATTGCGTCCAATTGTCGATATTTACAGCACCTTCTTGCAGCGCAGCTACGACCAGATCTTCCAAGAGGTCTCGCTGCAGAATCTGCCCGTGACGTTCATGCTCGATCGCGCCGGGCTGACCGGCCCGGACGGCCCGACGCATCACGGGTCGTACGACATCGGCTACATGCGGCTGTTCCCGAACATGACCGTCATGGCGCCGGGTGACGAATCGGACCTGGTCGCGATGCTCGACTTTGCCTTGCAGCATCACAACCCCACGTCGCTGCGCTATCCAAAAGCCTCGGCCGAGAAGATTGAACGCACTCCGATGCCCATCGAGCCCGGTCGCGCCGAGGTCCTCGAATGGGGGCACGACTGCATGATCATCGCCTGCGGAACGCTGCTAGGCGATTGCACCCGCGCGGCGGCCCAGCTGCGCAGCGAAGGGCTGGACGTTGGTGTGATCAACGCCCGGTTTATCAAACCGCTCGATACGGAAACGATTCTGCGAGCGCTGGAAACGGCCAGCCTGGTGCTGACCGTCGAAGAGGGGGCGCTCCCTGGCGGGTTTGGTAGCGCGGTGGTCGAAGCGGCAGCCGACGCCGGTCTCTCGGCCGCGCATGTGCGCCGCCTGGGCTTGCCGGATCGCTATGTCGAGCACGGCGAGCGCCCCGAGCTGCTGGCCGAACTGGGCCTGGACGCAGCCGGCATTGTCGCCACGGTGCGCGAATGGGCCACCGAAGCCCAACTATTGCGATCGGACGAGCGACGCGTGGGCTAA
- a CDS encoding SMP-30/gluconolactonase/LRE family protein produces the protein MIFRRWWPLAAVTAMTFVANSGASAAEKKAYPTFGKIERKDPRFDQLIPQDAVLEKLAEGFDWAEGPVWDKKNQCLYFSDIPPNSVMKWKDGEGISLFLKPSGYTGTKPRGGEPGSNGLHFDSQGRLVLCQHGDRRIARLKPDNKSFETLADKYEGKRFNSPNDAVFKSNGDLYFTDPPYGLEGLNDDPAKELKFNGVYRLAKDGTLTLLTKEMTFPNGIGFSPDEKTLYVAQSDPKSPIWKAFDVKADGTLGSSRVFADSTAWFEAKRKGLPDGLKVDQKGNVFATGPGGVHVFAPDGAHLGTIDTGEATANCGWGEDGTVLYVCADMFLGRIKTNTKGQGF, from the coding sequence ATGATTTTCCGGCGGTGGTGGCCCTTGGCGGCGGTGACGGCGATGACCTTCGTGGCGAACTCGGGTGCTTCGGCGGCCGAGAAAAAGGCTTATCCGACGTTCGGCAAGATCGAACGCAAAGACCCTCGCTTCGATCAGTTGATTCCGCAGGATGCCGTGCTCGAAAAACTGGCCGAGGGCTTTGATTGGGCCGAGGGGCCCGTGTGGGATAAGAAAAACCAATGCCTGTATTTCTCTGACATTCCGCCCAATAGCGTGATGAAGTGGAAGGACGGGGAGGGCATCTCGCTCTTTCTGAAGCCCAGCGGTTACACCGGCACCAAGCCACGCGGTGGGGAGCCGGGCAGCAACGGCCTGCACTTCGATTCCCAGGGACGGCTCGTCCTGTGTCAGCACGGCGACCGGCGAATCGCGCGGCTGAAACCGGACAATAAGTCGTTCGAAACGCTGGCCGACAAATACGAGGGGAAGCGTTTCAACAGCCCTAATGATGCCGTATTCAAATCGAACGGGGATCTGTACTTCACCGATCCGCCGTATGGGCTGGAAGGTTTAAACGACGATCCGGCCAAAGAGCTGAAATTCAATGGCGTCTATCGGCTGGCGAAGGATGGCACGCTGACGCTACTGACGAAAGAAATGACATTCCCCAACGGCATCGGCTTTTCGCCCGACGAGAAAACGCTGTACGTCGCGCAATCCGATCCGAAGTCGCCGATCTGGAAAGCGTTCGATGTGAAGGCGGACGGAACGTTGGGGTCGAGCCGGGTGTTCGCCGATTCGACGGCTTGGTTCGAAGCGAAGCGCAAGGGACTGCCCGACGGTTTGAAGGTGGATCAAAAGGGGAACGTCTTCGCGACCGGGCCGGGGGGCGTCCATGTTTTCGCGCCTGACGGAGCGCATCTGGGAACGATCGACACGGGCGAAGCCACGGCCAATTGCGGCTGGGGCGAGGACGGCACGGTGCTGTACGTCTGTGCCGACATGTTCCTGGGCCGGATCAAGACGAACACGAAGGGGCAAGGCTTCTAA